The genomic stretch CCGACTGGATGGCAATCAACGACGACAACCCGAGCGTCGTGCTGCCCGACGAGCATTTCGTGGTCGACTACCGCGACATGGTCGAGTCGCAACTGGACCGGCCCGATGTCCCGCACCTGCGCTTTCCCGGCGTCACGCCGTCATGGGACAACTCCGCCCGCCGCAAGAAGAACGCCTTCATCATCGCCGACAGCGCGCCGGAAGCCTATGAGCACTGGCTGACCGAGACCTTGCGCAGCGTATCCGACCGTCCCGAGAGCCAGCAACTGGTCTTCATCAACGCGTGGAACGAATGGGCCGAGGGCAACCATCTCGAACCCGACCAGAAGTTCGGGCGTGGCTACCTCGAAGCCACCCGCCGTGCGCTCGAGACGGCCGCCGCACCACGGACACTGAAATCCCCGCCGCTGGTCGATCCGCTTTCCCACAACGGTTTCGTCCCACGGGAAGCGTATGCCAGGCGCCAGTCTGCGCAACGCCTCAGCAAGGCGGCCGGCCTGCTGCATGATCAGCGGCTGAGCGGCTGCGCCCCGCCGCACATCCGTATCGTGCTCGACGCCACCAACTGCAGCGACGCTCAACTTCAGGACTCGCTGAACTCGGTTGCAGCCCAGCTCTATGAACACTGGCAGCTTGAGGTGCTATCGCAGCGGGCCGCGCCGAACATTGCCTCCTCGCGCCTTGGCTGGCACACCATCGAGCCGCAGCAGGCAGCGGCGGCCACCCTGCAGCTGGTCGAAAGTTCGGGCGACGACTGGCACCTCGTTTTCGCCGGCGGCGAGCTTCTGGCCGAGGATGCCCTGCTGTTCGCAAGCCAGGCCTTGATCGATGCCCCCGAAGCCAGCCTGTTGCTGACCGACGGCGACACCCGGGATGCTGACGGCAGACCGGTTCGAACCTGGCTCGCCCCCGGGGTCAACCCCGACTGGCTAAGATCCACGCTCAGGATTGGCGGCCTCGTCATTGCCAGCACGGGGATCATCCGCAATGCCCTGCAGGACATCGGCGACTCCCCCACCAACGCATTGCCCCTGGCGGCCGTGCTGCGCGCGTTCGAAGACGCAGATGGGCACCACATGCTTCACCTTCCCCGCATTGCGCTGAGCCGGCCTGATTCCGTAGCCCCGATTCCGCTTGGTTTTCGCGCCGAGCTGCTGCAGGCCCACCTCGGGCGCCAGGGCCATGCAGCCGGGATCGAACACGGCATGCTGGATGACAGCTGCCGTATTCGCTACGAGCACGCGCAGGAGCCCCCTGCGGTCGCGATTGTGATCACTGGCATCGGCGACCGCGGCATGCTGCTCCGGTCAGTGGAAGGCATCCTCTCCCACCCGGCCACTCCCCCCCTTTCGATCCTGTTGCCGCTGGCGCCAGACTGTACCGCCGACACGCGTGAGTGCCTGCAACAACTGGCTGCGCTCGGCTCACAGGGCATCCGGATCATTGAGGTCGCGGCAGGGTCGCCGACGGCTGTGGCGAATCAGCTCGCAGCGGCGACCGAGGCCGACGTGCTGCTTTTCCTGGGCAACGGACTGATCCCGCTCGATGCGGACTGGCTCGATGCCCTGGTCCGCCATGCGCTCAGGCCAAGCATCGGCGCAGCCGGCGGCCGTGTGATCGCGCCCGATGGCTCGTTGCAGCACGGCATGATCCGGCTCGGCCAGATGGGCGTTGCCGCGACCCCGTTCCAGGACGTATCGGTCGGCTATACCGGCAACGGGGGTGAGTTGCAGCTCGAACAGAACTGCACCGCAGTCTCGACGCAGTGCCTGATGATCCGGCGCAAAACCTTCCACGACGCTGGCGGATTCGCAGCCGACCGCTATCCAGCGCGCCACGCCGAAGTCGACCTGTGCCTGCGCCTCGCCGAGCGGGGCCTTCGCACCGTGTGGACGCCCTATTCGACCGTCGTTGCGCCTGCACCACGTCCAGCGCCGTCCTTCGGCCCGCCTGTGCGCGACGATGAGGCTTTGCTCGACGACTGGCTTGAGCGCGTCCCGACCGACCCGTATTTCAACCGTCAGCTCACGCGCCATTTCAACCGGCCACGGCTACAGACCGACGTAGCGCTCGCGCAGGATGCGCTGCCCTGGCACCCGGTGCCGCGCATCTACGCCCACCCCGCAGACCTGGCCGGGTGCGGCGAGATCCGCGTTTCCACGCCGCTGCGCGCGCTAAACCGCGCCAGCCTGATTCAGGGCGGCGGCGGCACCCGCTTCCTTGGCCCATGGGAGCTCGCGACCGTCGCCCCCGACACGGTCGTGACTCAGCGCATCTTCAGTGACCTCGGGCTGACCTGGCTGGCTGCCTACCGCAAATATGGCCGCAGCCTGCTGATCTACGAACTGGACGACCTGATCACCCGTATCCCACGCGAGAACGAACACGGAAAAGGCTTTCCGGCCGATATCGAGGCCCGCATCGGAAAGGCCATCGGCCTGTGCGACCGCCTGGTGGTGTCGACCGCAGCGCTGGCAGACGCTTATGGCCGCTTCGCAAACGAAACCGTAGTCGCCCCCAATCTCCTCGACGATGCAATATGGGGTGGCTTACAGCCCACCCGCAAACAGGGCGCCCGACTCCGCGTCGGCTGGGCCGGCAGCACCAGTCACGGAGGCGATCTGGCGCTCATGCACGACGTGGTGCGCAGCCTGTCCGACGAGGTGGACTGGGTCTTCCTGGGTTTCTGCCCCGATGCGCTTCGCCCCTTCGTGCGCGAGTTTCACCCGTCGGTGGCTGTAAAGAACTATCCCGCGGCGCTGGCCGGCCTCGGGCTCGACATCGCCATTGCGCCACTCGCGGCCAATGCCTTCAACGAAGCCAAGAGCAACCTGAAGCTGCTCGAATACGGTGCGCTCGGCTATCCGGTCGTGTGCAGCAATGTCCTGCCTTACCAAGGCAAGCTGCCGGTCGTCAGGGTTGCGAACACCACCCAGCAGTGGGTGGCTGCACTCCGGCGTTTGCTGGCCGACGCAGACGAACGCCAGTCGCTGGGAGACTCACTCCGGACCGAAGTCCGGGCGAACTGGATGATCGACGCCCGGCGCGCCGAGTGGCTATCGGCCTGGACGCGCTGATCAGTCCGCGACCTCGATACGACCCGCCCCTGGGCCATCCGTCCGCCGCGCCCAGGCCATTTCGAGGCCGCGCCCGAGATGGCGGGCGAAGGCTGCCGTATCGAACAGTGCGCAGTGTTCGCGCGTCGTCTGCAGGCGCGTCCGCAAGGCGGCAAGCGCCGGTCGATCATGCGCGAGCGCAAGGATCAGCGCCTCATAGGCCGCATCGTCATGCGCTACCAGCTCGGGCAATCCCGCAGCGTTCACAATGCTGGCCGACACCCGTGACACGAAGGTGGTACCGCAGCGCGCGACCTGTGGCACGCCGGCCCAAAGCGCATCGCTCGCAGTCGTGTGGGCATTCACCGGAAATGCGTCGAGCGCGAGATCGGCCGCAGCCAGGCGGCCTAGGTGGCCCCCGGATGACATCCGCGGAGCCCAGACCAGACGCCCCGGATCAACGCCAGCCATGCTTGTCGCCGCAATCATCGCCTCGCGCGCCTCGGGGCTGGCCTCGAGCAACCACAGGATGGCGTTCGGGATGGCCCCGAGCAGGCGCATCCACTGATCGAAAACCGCACGTGTGATCTTGTAGGGCTGGTGGAACGCTGCCATCACGAACGCGCCTTCGGGCAGCCCGAGGTCAGCGCGCGAAGCCCTCGGCCCGATGGCACGTTTCAGGTCGTTCGGCTGGTAGCAGCCCGGTACGCTCAGAACGCGCTCGCTGTAGTGCGCCTCCGCGCCCGGCGGAATCGTCACCGGATCGGCAATGATGTAGTCGATCCACGGCGCACCCATCGTTCCCGGAAAGCCCAGCCATTGCATCTGCACCGGTGCAGGGCGATAAGCCAGGATGCCGCCCCGGTAGCCCTGGGTCCAGCCCTTGAGATCGATCGCGATGTCGATGCCGTCGTCGCGCATGCGGCACGCTGCAGCCTCGTCGCTGAGCGCGCCCACTGACACCCATTCGCGAATGCTTTGCTGCAAGCGTTGGCGATAGGAGTCCTGGACGTCGGGCCCATGATCGTAGGCAATCAGGGTGAAACGGGCGGGGTCGTGGTACTCGATTGCACCCGCGAGCAGGTGAGCTGTCGCGTGATCGCGGAAATCCG from Parazoarcus communis encodes the following:
- a CDS encoding glycoside hydrolase family 99-like domain-containing protein; the encoded protein is MQPKLIAFHLPQFHPIPENDAWWGKGFTEWTNVARATPHFPGHHQPQLPTDLGFYDLRLPEARAAQAELAREYGIHGFCYYHYWFNGKRLLERPVEEILASGEPDFPFCLCWANENWTRRWDGAEQEILIGQNYNDDDDREHIQYLIEAFRDPRYIRVDGKPLILIYRARHLPDPKRTTTIWRNEARKAGIGEIFICRVENFFNERDDPHVLGFDASVDFQPDWMAINDDNPSVVLPDEHFVVDYRDMVESQLDRPDVPHLRFPGVTPSWDNSARRKKNAFIIADSAPEAYEHWLTETLRSVSDRPESQQLVFINAWNEWAEGNHLEPDQKFGRGYLEATRRALETAAAPRTLKSPPLVDPLSHNGFVPREAYARRQSAQRLSKAAGLLHDQRLSGCAPPHIRIVLDATNCSDAQLQDSLNSVAAQLYEHWQLEVLSQRAAPNIASSRLGWHTIEPQQAAAATLQLVESSGDDWHLVFAGGELLAEDALLFASQALIDAPEASLLLTDGDTRDADGRPVRTWLAPGVNPDWLRSTLRIGGLVIASTGIIRNALQDIGDSPTNALPLAAVLRAFEDADGHHMLHLPRIALSRPDSVAPIPLGFRAELLQAHLGRQGHAAGIEHGMLDDSCRIRYEHAQEPPAVAIVITGIGDRGMLLRSVEGILSHPATPPLSILLPLAPDCTADTRECLQQLAALGSQGIRIIEVAAGSPTAVANQLAAATEADVLLFLGNGLIPLDADWLDALVRHALRPSIGAAGGRVIAPDGSLQHGMIRLGQMGVAATPFQDVSVGYTGNGGELQLEQNCTAVSTQCLMIRRKTFHDAGGFAADRYPARHAEVDLCLRLAERGLRTVWTPYSTVVAPAPRPAPSFGPPVRDDEALLDDWLERVPTDPYFNRQLTRHFNRPRLQTDVALAQDALPWHPVPRIYAHPADLAGCGEIRVSTPLRALNRASLIQGGGGTRFLGPWELATVAPDTVVTQRIFSDLGLTWLAAYRKYGRSLLIYELDDLITRIPRENEHGKGFPADIEARIGKAIGLCDRLVVSTAALADAYGRFANETVVAPNLLDDAIWGGLQPTRKQGARLRVGWAGSTSHGGDLALMHDVVRSLSDEVDWVFLGFCPDALRPFVREFHPSVAVKNYPAALAGLGLDIAIAPLAANAFNEAKSNLKLLEYGALGYPVVCSNVLPYQGKLPVVRVANTTQQWVAALRRLLADADERQSLGDSLRTEVRANWMIDARRAEWLSAWTR